AGAAATTGTTGCAAATGGCAATCGTTGCGCCGTTCTGGGAGAATGATTGCCATGGGTGGATAGCTAAATCTTGCTAGTTGGTTCAACACTGCAGTATTAAATGCTTGGCGTGATGCATTGGTAGGGTCTTCATAAAGGATGAGGGCAACCAAGTTAGAATGTTGTTTACGAAGATCTTTGGCACAGTATGTTTGTAGTTTTCCTATGTCTTCGGGAAGGTTATTGAAATCACGTTCAGGACAGCCTGCGTTTTCTAACTCCATATAAATTTGTCCAGCAGGATTACTTAGATCACTGAAGCGGCTACTGTCAATGCAAATGACCTGGCGATTTAATGACGGTTTGCAAGAGTGTATAGCCTGGTTAATAATTTGAGGTAAAAGAGTAAGATTACAATGTTGAGTGAAGAGAGTAGACCCTGCGGGGGTAGTGTCTTCGACTTCAGGATGATACGTAAGAGCAGGATAGTGCCAAGCTTGGTAGAAGTCAGAGTAAGAGAGCATCTCAGCACACGTCCAAACAATTTCATAGCAGGCATCGAATCGCGGAAAGTTGTTATGGTGAACCTCATTGCTGAGACTACGCTTTAAGCTAGCGATAGTTCTTGTACAGTGTTCAGGAGTTAAAATTTTTTCCAAGGAATACGTCGCATCTACAAGATGGTATATATTTTTAGACTCATTGATAAACTGAGCTAAGGCGATAATTGCATCAGCATTGCCAGAAGCAACTGTACCTAAATCAAAGATAATAGATCGACAGATCTTTTCATCTTGGAAGTCTTTAAGAAGCTGAGCCAAGAAAGAAATTATACTGGCATTTCCAGGCGCAATTCTGCGCAAGTCCCATAGGATACTCTCACGGGACTCCTCATCTCTGGAATCATTAAAAAGCTGGACGAATGTGGCGTTCGCACTAGCATTACCAGGATCAATTACTGCTAAAGCACTTGCGGCAACACGGCGGATATCTGGGTTAGTGGATTTATTGATA
This Leptolyngbya sp. CCY15150 DNA region includes the following protein-coding sequences:
- a CDS encoding HEAT repeat domain-containing protein gives rise to the protein MLEGSNSHERQQSTVHLFKKIATGNPDVIASLVKLINDSTEQNTLHVTARVLGEIAVGNLDAIASLVKLIHDSTDQDTLCPMVQSLGKIAIGNADAIAGLTKLINKSTNPDIRRVAASALAVIDPGNASANATFVQLFNDSRDEESRESILWDLRRIAPGNASIISFLAQLLKDFQDEKICRSIIFDLGTVASGNADAIIALAQFINESKNIYHLVDATYSLEKILTPEHCTRTIASLKRSLSNEVHHNNFPRFDACYEIVWTCAEMLSYSDFYQAWHYPALTYHPEVEDTTPAGSTLFTQHCNLTLLPQIINQAIHSCKPSLNRQVICIDSSRFSDLSNPAGQIYMELENAGCPERDFNNLPEDIGKLQTYCAKDLRKQHSNLVALILYEDPTNASRQAFNTAVLNQLARFSYPPMAIILPERRNDCHLQQFLATDPNLVTVVLQWLQRLEH